One Deinococcus radiotolerans DNA window includes the following coding sequences:
- a CDS encoding response regulator gives MTAHLPHRHLHALMVDDNPADCLLAQEAFELQAAQVSVKIIQDGAAALTWLRAQGARHALPDVILLDINMPGLSGFEVLAAIRADLTLRHLPVVMLTTSDRPQDIDQAYELIVSSYLVKQPEFSGFVVQVEDFVRFWSEVRYRQRLNPPN, from the coding sequence ATGACCGCTCACCTCCCCCACCGTCACCTGCACGCCCTGATGGTCGACGACAATCCAGCCGACTGCCTCCTGGCCCAGGAAGCCTTCGAGCTGCAGGCCGCGCAGGTCAGCGTCAAGATCATCCAGGACGGCGCGGCCGCCCTGACCTGGCTGCGGGCGCAGGGGGCGCGGCACGCCCTGCCGGACGTGATCCTGCTGGACATCAACATGCCGGGCCTCAGCGGCTTCGAGGTGCTGGCCGCCATCCGCGCGGACTTGACCCTGCGGCACCTGCCTGTCGTGATGCTCACCACCTCCGACCGTCCGCAGGACATTGATCAGGCGTACGAATTGATCGTCAGTTCGTACCTAGTCAAGCAGCCGGAATTTTCGGGGTTCGTGGTACAGGTGGAGGACTTCGTCCGGTTCTGGAGTGAGGTCCGCTACCGCCAGCGCCTCAATCCGCCCAACTGA
- a CDS encoding alpha/beta hydrolase yields MSALTYDLRPPRSGPLHGAPVLVLLHGVGGNERNLLPLAGQLDPRFAVVSVRAPLQISPDGFAFFNVRFTPEPVPDAAQAEASRAALTEFIPQLIQAHGFDPEQVFLLGFSQGAIIGASVTLSRPDLVAGLVMLSGRILPEAQPTFAPTEQVRGTNVFVAHGVHDAKLGIHHGRASHALLRDLGTQLTYREYDLGHEIAAPEVADVNAWLTPLLRP; encoded by the coding sequence GTGAGCGCCCTGACGTACGACCTGCGCCCACCCCGCTCCGGCCCGCTGCACGGCGCGCCCGTCCTGGTCCTGCTCCACGGCGTGGGCGGCAATGAACGCAACCTGCTGCCGCTCGCCGGGCAGCTCGACCCGAGGTTCGCGGTCGTCAGCGTGCGCGCTCCTCTGCAGATCAGCCCGGACGGCTTCGCGTTCTTCAACGTGCGCTTCACGCCAGAGCCCGTGCCGGACGCCGCGCAGGCGGAAGCCAGCCGCGCCGCCCTGACCGAATTCATCCCGCAGCTCATCCAGGCTCACGGATTCGACCCGGAACAGGTGTTCCTCCTGGGCTTCTCGCAGGGCGCGATTATCGGCGCGAGCGTCACGCTGTCCCGGCCGGACCTGGTGGCTGGCCTCGTCATGCTGTCCGGCCGCATCCTGCCTGAAGCGCAGCCGACCTTCGCCCCCACAGAGCAGGTGCGCGGCACGAACGTCTTCGTGGCGCACGGCGTACACGACGCGAAACTCGGCATCCACCACGGCCGCGCCAGCCACGCCCTGCTCCGCGACCTGGGCACCCAGCTGACCTACCGCGAGTACGACCTGGGTCACGAGATCGCCGCGCCGGAAGTGGCCGACGTGAACGCCTGGCTGACCCCGCTGCTCAGACCCTGA
- a CDS encoding DUF4956 domain-containing protein: protein MAGDRWFKLMLSSLPHDFLIRLALNFAATLVLVRWLYYPAQRDRDLSFSLFMFGLTIFLVAYVLKTLDLPASFGFGLFAVFGLLRYRTEGISNKALTYLFIVTALAMLNALGRFTLLDFAVVNGAVLLITGLAEQGRLLGLPAQAREVRQTVQYERVDLIRPERRADLLADLSARTGWMITRVDVTEVDFVKDVATLRVYRQPQEPADSADRGPRPLPTWAAED from the coding sequence GTGGCAGGCGACCGCTGGTTCAAACTGATGCTCTCCAGCCTCCCACACGATTTCCTGATCCGGCTAGCACTGAATTTCGCGGCCACTCTCGTGCTGGTCCGCTGGCTGTACTACCCGGCGCAGCGGGACCGTGACCTGTCGTTCAGCCTGTTCATGTTCGGACTGACGATCTTCCTCGTCGCGTACGTGCTCAAGACCCTGGACCTCCCGGCCAGTTTCGGGTTCGGGTTGTTTGCCGTGTTCGGACTGCTGCGCTACCGCACCGAGGGGATCTCCAACAAGGCCCTGACGTACCTGTTCATTGTGACGGCCCTGGCGATGCTCAACGCCCTGGGGCGCTTCACCCTGCTGGATTTCGCTGTGGTCAACGGAGCGGTGCTCCTGATCACCGGGCTGGCTGAGCAGGGCCGACTGCTCGGTCTCCCTGCACAAGCCCGCGAGGTGCGGCAGACCGTGCAGTACGAACGGGTCGACCTGATCCGCCCGGAGCGCCGGGCCGACCTGCTGGCCGACCTGAGCGCCAGAACCGGCTGGATGATCACGCGCGTCGACGTGACGGAGGTCGATTTCGTCAAGGACGTCGCGACCCTGCGGGTCTACCGCCAACCACAGGAGCCTGCGGATTCAGCAGATAGGGGCCCGCGGCCATTACCAACCTGGGCTGCTGAGGACTGA
- a CDS encoding DoxX family protein: MTTHSPTRTTLQRTDLALTMLRVTIGLIFIAHGYQKLAIYTLPGTTGAFTQMGVPLPALMAPLIALSELIGGAALAAGLFTRVAAALLATDMVGALILVHLKAGFFNPDGAEFPLALLAASLTLALTGAGAYALDARRPSRARN, encoded by the coding sequence ATGACCACCCATAGCCCTACCCGCACCACCCTTCAGCGTACCGACCTCGCCTTGACCATGCTACGCGTCACCATCGGCCTGATCTTCATCGCTCACGGCTACCAGAAGCTCGCCATCTACACCCTCCCCGGGACCACCGGCGCCTTCACGCAGATGGGCGTTCCCCTCCCGGCCCTCATGGCGCCGCTGATCGCCCTGTCCGAACTCATCGGCGGCGCCGCGCTCGCCGCCGGGCTCTTCACCCGCGTGGCCGCCGCGCTGCTCGCCACCGACATGGTCGGCGCCCTCATCCTCGTGCACCTCAAGGCCGGTTTCTTCAACCCGGACGGCGCCGAGTTCCCCCTAGCCCTGCTTGCCGCCAGCCTCACCCTGGCCCTGACAGGCGCCGGCGCCTACGCCCTCGACGCCCGCCGCCCCAGCCGCGCCCGGAACTGA
- a CDS encoding MarR family winged helix-turn-helix transcriptional regulator has product MTTDPRHLEQSTYLTLQVLALRLKDEVELLLKPEGLSVTQYNVLRILRGAGAQALTCGEVASQLLNKDPDVTRLLDRMQKQGLVERLRSEQDRRVLLTRLTPQGRATVDQFDAPVAALHRQQFRQLTPDRLALLLDLLQEIAQQDTD; this is encoded by the coding sequence ATGACCACAGACCCACGCCACCTCGAACAGTCCACGTACCTCACCCTGCAGGTGCTGGCCCTGCGGCTGAAAGACGAGGTGGAGCTTCTGCTCAAGCCTGAGGGCCTAAGCGTGACGCAGTACAACGTGTTGCGGATCCTGCGCGGCGCCGGGGCACAGGCCCTGACCTGCGGAGAGGTCGCGTCCCAGCTCCTCAACAAAGACCCGGACGTCACCCGGCTGCTTGACCGCATGCAGAAGCAGGGTCTCGTGGAGCGCCTGCGCAGTGAACAGGACCGCCGCGTGCTCCTGACCCGCCTGACTCCTCAGGGCCGCGCCACCGTGGACCAGTTCGATGCGCCGGTGGCAGCGCTGCACCGCCAGCAGTTCCGGCAGCTGACGCCCGACCGTCTGGCCCTGCTGCTCGACCTTCTTCAAGAAATAGCGCAGCAGGACACGGACTGA
- a CDS encoding response regulator — MEPFRLLLVDDQMTEILLVEAMLDGGPDQVDLVGVCSGDAALDYLDSSLVLPHLILLDLNLAGMCGLAVLRAVRASERLRDLPVVMRSGSQDPADWEAAVAAGASGYLVKPVLFDALEAQVQKLLADWQHLRRRSPQAGLATAG; from the coding sequence ATGGAACCGTTCCGACTCCTGCTGGTGGACGACCAGATGACCGAAATCCTGCTGGTGGAAGCTATGCTGGACGGCGGGCCAGACCAGGTGGACCTGGTCGGAGTGTGCTCGGGGGACGCGGCGCTGGACTATCTGGACAGCAGTCTGGTGCTGCCGCACCTGATTCTGCTGGACCTGAATCTGGCGGGCATGTGTGGGCTGGCGGTGCTGCGGGCGGTGCGGGCGTCGGAGCGGTTACGGGACCTGCCCGTGGTGATGCGCAGCGGCAGCCAGGACCCAGCGGACTGGGAGGCGGCGGTGGCTGCCGGCGCGAGCGGGTACCTCGTGAAGCCCGTCCTGTTTGACGCGTTGGAGGCGCAGGTGCAGAAGCTGCTGGCGGACTGGCAGCACCTGCGGCGCCGGAGTCCGCAGGCCGGGCTGGCCACCGCCGGCTGA
- a CDS encoding ribonuclease H-like domain-containing protein, which translates to MSDPVPGLTADASPHAGIVSVHASADGAVHVWQRDAVTGEGHVHRAQQRGWLYARHLGDLGHLGDQLAVSPGPAPADAAYHAQDLAPDGPVHARAYRYLLSGPSPRQLEGEIQRGALRARGLSTRPALGDLSGYIRLGYAEQYLIATRQTYHQGLTFDQPVRMQFDLETTALSPDEGRIFLIAVRDNRGLETLLEARRPAQEAAIIEAFLALVHGRDPDVIENHFIHGFDLPFITARARRHGIPFRLGRAGDGVPWTVDDGSRTPLWVCPGREILDTLDAVRRLNLPSSGLKAAARHFGIAPEDRVYLEGAEIVQTYRDQPKLVRAYARQDVQEVDALARIVLAPSFALARLTPRPYHRLPRAGPAKGVLEPMLIRAYVEAGRPFPAPEERPRDPHRGGHVQLHAEGVLPHVVKADVASMYPSIIRAEGIGPRQDELGAFHRIVSDLTSQRLTHKQQARHPALSGAERREHHAMQDAMKLVVNAAYGYLGAGRLARLGDREAADRVTARGRALLQRVTAALEARGVQLIESDTDGVYFSTQVDLGEAAERALIREVAADLPEGITLEFDGRAQAMLSHQVKNYVLLRHDGSLELSGTSFESSRSERYGTQFLRSALHALLRADVPGVQAAFEDTSARLAGRVLTNADVSTRVRIGKARADYTQTRAQRREAHLEAAWHAGLDFRVGDRLDLYVRAGQGLTVVTDPDGRDYDAGHYRAALVQNYATRLRKALDPADWAQLFSGRGGGLFDRDVHEMQVRWRPVAEDS; encoded by the coding sequence ATGTCTGACCCCGTTCCTGGCCTGACCGCTGATGCCTCTCCCCACGCGGGCATCGTGTCGGTGCACGCTTCCGCGGATGGGGCGGTGCACGTCTGGCAGCGTGACGCGGTCACGGGCGAAGGTCACGTGCACCGCGCCCAGCAGCGGGGCTGGCTGTATGCCCGGCACCTGGGTGACCTCGGGCACCTCGGTGATCAGCTTGCCGTGTCGCCCGGACCCGCCCCGGCTGACGCCGCCTATCACGCGCAGGACCTCGCGCCGGACGGTCCGGTGCACGCCCGCGCGTACCGGTACCTGCTGAGTGGCCCCTCACCCCGGCAGCTGGAGGGCGAGATCCAGCGCGGCGCCCTGCGGGCGCGGGGGCTGAGTACGCGGCCCGCGCTGGGTGACCTGAGCGGGTACATCCGCCTGGGGTACGCCGAGCAGTACCTCATCGCGACCCGGCAGACGTACCATCAGGGCCTCACGTTCGATCAGCCGGTCCGGATGCAGTTCGACCTGGAAACCACCGCCCTGAGCCCCGACGAGGGGCGGATCTTCCTGATTGCCGTGCGGGACAACCGCGGCCTGGAGACGCTGCTTGAGGCGCGCCGCCCCGCGCAGGAAGCTGCAATCATCGAGGCGTTCCTGGCGCTCGTGCACGGGCGTGACCCGGACGTCATCGAGAATCACTTCATTCACGGCTTCGACCTGCCGTTCATCACCGCCCGCGCCCGCCGGCACGGAATTCCCTTCCGGCTCGGCCGGGCGGGAGACGGCGTGCCCTGGACGGTGGACGACGGGAGCCGCACACCGCTGTGGGTGTGCCCAGGCCGGGAGATCCTCGACACACTCGACGCCGTGCGCCGCCTGAACCTGCCGTCCAGCGGTCTGAAAGCTGCCGCGCGGCACTTCGGCATCGCGCCAGAGGACCGGGTGTACCTGGAAGGCGCGGAGATCGTCCAGACCTACCGGGATCAGCCGAAGCTGGTCCGGGCGTACGCGCGGCAGGACGTGCAGGAGGTGGACGCCCTGGCCCGGATCGTGCTGGCCCCGAGTTTCGCGCTGGCCCGCCTGACCCCGCGCCCGTACCACCGCCTGCCGCGGGCCGGCCCGGCCAAGGGCGTCCTGGAGCCGATGCTGATCCGCGCCTACGTTGAAGCGGGGCGGCCGTTCCCCGCGCCGGAGGAACGCCCGCGCGACCCGCACCGGGGCGGGCACGTCCAGCTGCACGCGGAGGGTGTGCTGCCGCATGTCGTCAAGGCGGACGTGGCGAGCATGTACCCCAGCATCATCCGGGCCGAGGGGATCGGCCCGCGGCAGGACGAACTGGGGGCCTTCCACCGGATCGTGAGCGACCTGACGAGCCAGCGGCTGACGCACAAGCAGCAGGCGCGCCACCCGGCGCTTAGCGGCGCCGAGCGCCGGGAGCACCACGCCATGCAGGACGCTATGAAACTGGTCGTGAACGCCGCCTACGGGTACCTGGGGGCCGGGCGGCTGGCGCGGCTGGGTGACCGGGAAGCCGCGGACCGGGTGACGGCGCGGGGGCGGGCGCTGCTTCAGCGGGTGACGGCCGCGCTGGAGGCGCGGGGCGTGCAGCTGATCGAATCAGACACGGACGGCGTGTACTTCAGCACCCAGGTGGACCTGGGGGAAGCGGCGGAGCGGGCGCTGATCCGCGAGGTCGCGGCGGACCTGCCGGAGGGCATCACGCTGGAGTTCGATGGGCGCGCGCAGGCCATGCTGAGCCATCAGGTGAAGAACTACGTGCTGCTCCGCCACGACGGCTCCCTGGAACTCAGTGGCACGTCGTTCGAGTCCAGCCGGTCCGAGCGGTACGGCACCCAGTTTCTCCGGTCGGCGCTGCACGCGCTGCTGCGCGCAGACGTGCCGGGCGTGCAAGCGGCCTTCGAGGACACGTCGGCCCGACTGGCCGGTCGCGTCCTCACGAACGCCGACGTCAGCACCCGCGTGCGGATCGGGAAGGCCCGCGCCGACTACACGCAGACCCGGGCGCAGCGCCGGGAGGCGCATCTGGAAGCGGCGTGGCACGCCGGGCTGGACTTCCGCGTGGGGGACCGGCTGGACCTGTACGTGCGGGCCGGGCAGGGCCTGACCGTCGTCACCGACCCAGACGGACGGGATTACGACGCGGGGCACTACCGGGCGGCCCTCGTGCAGAACTACGCGACGCGGCTGCGCAAAGCGCTGGACCCGGCAGACTGGGCGCAGCTGTTCAGTGGTCGGGGAGGCGGCCTGTTCGACCGGGACGTTCACGAGATGCAGGTGCGCTGGCGACCAGTGGCTGAAGACTCATGA
- a CDS encoding VOC family protein, translating into MTQPTSPSSLLTSGPLTLGPVELTVADLNRSVAFYTQVLGMTLLERGEDATLGRPDRPLVRLAARAGHQPVHPAAPGLYHLAVLLPTRADLARWVQHAARLGVRVGQSDHMVSEAFYLNDPDGHGIEVYRDRPSHEWRWHGGEVQMAGDPIDLDSLLTEPGADTPFTDLPAGTVMGHVHLRVADLAATHTFYRDVLGFDVVSRWPGALFVSVGGYHHHLGLNTWQSAGNPPAPQNRSQLLRVNALLPYQSDLDALERRLQAADIPFIRSGALLDVQDPAGNVLRFAAGSAA; encoded by the coding sequence ATGACCCAGCCCACCTCTCCCTCCTCCCTGCTGACCTCTGGACCCCTGACCCTGGGCCCGGTTGAACTGACCGTAGCGGACCTGAACCGCAGCGTCGCCTTCTACACGCAGGTCCTCGGCATGACCCTCCTCGAGCGGGGCGAGGACGCCACGCTGGGCCGACCGGACCGCCCCCTGGTGAGGCTCGCCGCGCGGGCCGGCCATCAGCCGGTTCATCCAGCAGCTCCGGGGCTGTACCACCTCGCGGTCCTGCTGCCCACCCGGGCGGACCTGGCCCGCTGGGTGCAGCACGCCGCGCGTCTCGGCGTCCGCGTCGGACAGAGTGACCACATGGTCAGCGAAGCGTTCTACCTCAACGACCCCGACGGGCACGGCATCGAGGTCTACCGCGACCGGCCCAGCCACGAATGGCGCTGGCACGGCGGCGAAGTGCAGATGGCGGGCGACCCCATCGACCTGGACAGCCTGCTGACCGAACCTGGCGCGGACACGCCGTTCACGGACCTGCCCGCCGGCACGGTCATGGGACACGTGCACCTGCGCGTCGCGGACCTCGCCGCCACGCATACCTTCTACCGGGACGTCCTGGGCTTCGACGTGGTCTCGCGGTGGCCGGGCGCGCTGTTCGTATCGGTCGGCGGCTACCACCACCACCTTGGGCTGAACACCTGGCAGAGCGCCGGCAACCCGCCCGCACCACAGAACCGCAGCCAGCTGCTGCGGGTGAATGCGCTGCTCCCTTACCAGAGTGACCTGGACGCCCTTGAACGCCGCCTTCAGGCCGCAGATATCCCCTTCATACGCTCGGGGGCGCTCCTTGATGTGCAGGACCCGGCTGGGAACGTCCTGCGCTTCGCGGCCGGGTCCGCCGCGTGA